A region from the Ammospiza nelsoni isolate bAmmNel1 chromosome 1, bAmmNel1.pri, whole genome shotgun sequence genome encodes:
- the AGR3 gene encoding anterior gradient protein 3, with protein MLHSTLALSLLLIAVTSNLAMAIKKEKRAPQTLSRGWGDEISWVQTYEEGLYQAKKSNKPLMVIHHLEDCQYCQALKKAFAENEEIQEMAQNNFIMLNLMHETTDKNLSPDGQYVPRIMFVDPSLTVRADITGRYSNRLYTYEPQDMMFLIENMKKALRLIQTEL; from the exons ATGCTCCATTCTACACTGGCCTTGTCCCTCCTGCTAATTGCAGTCACTTCCAACCTTGCCATGgcaattaaaaaggaaaaacgAGCACCTCAGACCCTGTCAAGAG ggTGGGGAGATGAAATTTCATGGGTACAGACTTATGAAGAAGGACTTTATCAAGCAAAGAAAAG tAACAAGCCACTGATGGTAATTCATCATTTGGAAGACTGTCAATACTGCCAAG CACTGAAGAAAGCTTTCGCAGAAAACGAAGAAATACAGGAAATGGCCCAAAATAACTTCATTATGCTGAATCTCATG CATGAAACCACAGATAAAAACCTGTCACCTGATGGACAGTACGTGCCTCGAATCATGTTTGTAG ACCCATCTCTCACGGTAAGAGCTGATATCACAGGAAGATACTCCAACCGGCTGTACACATACGAGCCGCAGGACATGATGTTCC taatAGAGAACATGAAGAAAGCACTACGCCTCATTCAGACAGAACTGTAA